In Nematostella vectensis chromosome 2, jaNemVect1.1, whole genome shotgun sequence, one genomic interval encodes:
- the LOC116619527 gene encoding histamine H2 receptor, which translates to MFGINEMSLNETCFDGLTNTSTVHRCSTTDTPPLSPLTIGLILEPAIVLVVLGNLLVLVSLRCQRNLIVTDVLLFSLSLADFVDGLIPLQIVIFMNYFVQQPWAKSLCDAFVIIVNTMRFASAGTVTIIALERTFLIVSPLKYHTTVTISKAKKLVALLWIISIFFGILPFLNVGHSGYHDGNCLYQLYDLGTEYAIVILAFSFLLLAVVLSCYVAAKLSSLKFIKRQSDMVEKLASDASKLALVMGVAKNDRTKRKISPKHLAKVPRSQGVIEVRKLTIMLAVVIILYYISWLPILVNNIVTLIRNEESPHSLVLFTGMISLLYALCNPFLYGKMNARYRRGYQHAVGSVLGLCGLRPASWRIRKISRTSFPSQAEFSLTKQRISTVTQPVMSALAQTTDIAGQVCFSGRRNAGYDEDKTSLQSNRSDLSEDKTSLQSNRSDLSEKDDGVFDTYL; encoded by the exons ATGTTTGGGATAAACGAGATGAGCCTAAATGAAACCTGCTTTGACGGCTTGACAAATACTTCAACAGTCCATCGCTGTAGTACTACGGACACGCCACCTCTCAGTCCCCTGACGATTGGCTTGATCCTGGAACCTGCCATTGTGCTTGTTGTTTTGGGGAATCTTCTTGTATTGGTATCTTTACGTTGTCAAAGAAACCTCATAGTTACCGACGTATTATTGTTTTCGCTATCCTTGGCGGATTTTGTGGATGGATTGATCCCCCTTCAGATCGTCATATTTATGAATTATTTCGTCCAGCAGCCTTGGGCTAAGAGTCTGTGCGACGCTTTTGTTATCATTGTCAACACCATGCGTTTCGCCTCAGCTGGAACAGTTACTATCATCGCCCTGGAAAGAACATTTTTAATCGTCTCCCCTCTAAAGTATCACACTACTGTCACAATTTCTAAAGCCAAAAAGCTCGTTGCATTGCTATGgattatttcaatatttttcggTATTTTACCATTCTTGAACGTTGGACATTCTGGCTATCACGATGGAAATTGTCTATACCAATTGTACGATTTGGGGACGGAGTACGCCATCGTAATACTCGCGTTTTCCTTTCTCTTACTCGCCGTGGTCTTATCTTGTTATGTAGCGGCTAAATTATCTAGTCTAAAGTTCATCAAACGGCAAAGTGACATGGTGGAAAAACTAGCCTCTGATGCCTCCAAGCTTGCGCTAGTCATGGGAGTAGCGAAAAATGACAGAACAAAGAGAAAGATTTCTCCGAAACACCTTGCCAAAGTACCCCGTTCTCAGGGCGTCATAGAAGTGAGAAAACTCACAATCATGCTGGCGGTTGTGATTATTCTGTATTACATAAGCTGGCTTCCAATATTG GTAAATAATATTGTGACGCTCATTCGGAATGAAGAGTCGCCCCACTCGCTTGTACTATTCACGGGAATGATTTCTTTGTTGTACGCGCTTTGTAACCCTTTCCTTTACGGCAAGATGAACGCCCGCTACAGACGCGGGTATCAACACGCTGTTGGCTCTGTACTTGGGCTGTGTGGCCTCCGACCCGCGTCGTGGAGAATCCGAAAAATAA GTAGAACATCATTCCCCAGTCAAGCCGAGTTTTCCCTCACAAAACAACGGATCAGCACAGTCACACAACCAGTCATGAGTGCGCTTGCCCAAACTACCGACATCGCTGGACAAGTCTGCTTCAGTGGGCGCAGGAACGCGGGGTATGACGAGGACAAAACAAGTTTACAGTCAAACAGAAGCGACCTGTCAGAAGACAAAACAAGTTTACAGTCAAACAGAAGCGACCTATCAGAGAAGGACGATGGTGTATTTGATACCTACTTGTGA
- the LOC125559834 gene encoding uncharacterized protein LOC125559834, which yields MVFKRQACCCPNHEAWCGSKPSDVEQRSLRKANRVEKVFLELDDKGKKGWSRSICTYCRQRVDLELGNKRMKTSHESCRDETASSSSVFFQPETSETSAAAEAALEPFQDIEETSALGQILPSSVDAVRLMKASTKLRDIELKDIERCIEVEDT from the exons ATGGTGTTCAAAAGGCAGGCATGTTGCTGCCCAAACCACGAGGCTTGGTGTGGCAGTAAGCCTTCAGATGTGGAACAGAGGTCCCTGAGAAAGGCGAACAGAGTAGAGAAAGTTTTCTTGGAGCTAGATGACAAAGGCAAAAAGGGCTGGTCTAGAAGCATTTGTACATACTGCCGACAGCGAGTCGATTTGGAGCTTGGAAACAAACGCATGAAAACTTCACACGAG AGCTGTAGAGATGAAACTGCCTCAAGTTCCAGCGTGTTTTTCCAACCGGAAACCTCTGAGACCAGCGCCGCTGCTGAAGCCGCGTTAGAACCATTCCAG GACATTGAGGAAACCTCTGCACTAGGGCAAATTTTGCCGTCATCAGTTGATGCTGTACGACTCATGAAAGCATCAACTAAACTAAGGGACATAGAACTAAAGGACATAGAACGATGCATTGAAGTAGAAGATACATAG
- the LOC5514862 gene encoding growth hormone secretagogue receptor type 1 — MELSNVSSSTNTSAPAQIASSLPLSMVMVLELACITVILGNLLVILAFCSYRQRTAPDILILSLSLADFLDSGIALQMVVFIKYLLRFPWTQRSCDSFIVLLYTFRTASASTVTFMAAERALLLVYPIRHRTMVTIPRTSKLILAIWVFSLVCGGLSFIGVGHSSFHKHEKACPYQLYDIGIEYAILFEVLGGLMLLVTLLSFIAIKVSGRKFLRRQSMMKMPLRKVSKQALCEEYSSRSRGRGGSRAHETAGMTSVRRLTLMMAIVVVVFFVSWMPFLLNNLASLITKRPPRTTISLAASMASFLHAVVNPLLYGKMSKRYRRGYIYVMKQIVAFFCGRKSSHVPSVYFSNTAHVTSQTAADNTGYIVGTDSNGNTGDIITSLSNRRYSSEGTEQISTGVINNYDTKHTSKDDIARISCDSPTALVDGACILDGIIPAATRDIDLRSHVSISIL, encoded by the exons ATGGAGCTCTCAAACGTCTCCAGTTCAACAAACACATCCGCGCCAGCTCAAATAGCCTCAAGTTTGCCATTGTCAATGGTAATGGTGCTCGAGTTGGCATGCATCACTGTAATCCTTGGTAATCTACTGGTAATACTCGCCTTCTGCAGCTACAGACAGCGAACTGCTCCAGATATCCTCATTCTCTCGCTGTCTCTAGCAGATTTTTTGGATTCCGGTATCGCTCTTCAGATGGTCGTCTTTATCAAGTATCTCCTACGCTTTCCTTGGACTCAGCGCTCGTGTGATAGTTTTATTGTGCTGCTATACACGTTTAGGACTGCTTCTGCGAGCACGGTCACCTTTATGGCCGCTGAACGAGCCTTGCTGTTGGTATACCCCATTAGACACAGAACAATGGTCACCATCCCGAGAACCTCTAAACTCATCCTCGCCATTTGGGTGTTTTCTTTAGTCTGTGGAGGACTTTCGTTCATAGGAGTCGGTCACTCAAGCTTTCATAAACACGAAAAGGCCTGCCCCTACCAACTCTACGATATTGGCATCGAGTACGCCATCTTGTTTGAGGTGCTTGGGGGTCTCATGCTACTTGTTACTCTTTTGTCATTCATCGCCATCAAGGTCTCAGGTCGAAAATTTCTGCGTCGCCAGTCGATGATGAAAATGCCATTACGTAAGGTCAGTAAGCAGGCATTGTGCGAGGAATACTCGAGCCGTAGCCGAGGGCGTGGAGGCTCGCGTGCCCACGAGACTGCAGGTATGACGAGTGTGCGTCGTCTGACACTCATGATGGCTATTGTTGTCGTCGTGTTCTTCGTTAGCTGGATGCCTTTTCTG CTTAACAACCTCGCAAGCCTGATTACAAAACGGCCTCCCCGTACTACCATATCACTGGCGGCCAGTATGGCGTCCTTCCTTCACGCTGTGGTGAACCCACTGCTTTATGGGAAGATGAGCAAGCGATATCGAAGAGGCTACATCTACGTTATGAAGCAAATCGTGGCATTCTTTTGTGGCAGGAAATCCTCACATGTACCTA GTGTATACTTTTCAAACACTGCGCATGTCACATCTCAGACAGCCGCCGACAACACCGGTTATATCGTGGGAACGGACAGCAATGGCAATACTGGAG ACATCATCACGAGCCTTTCAAACCGTCGATATTCCAGTGAAGGCACAGAGCAAATATCAACCGGAGTTATAAATAACTATGACACAAAACACACGAGCAAAGACGATATAGCCAGAATTTCATGCGATAGTCCAACTGCTTTAGTAGATGGTGCATGTATTCTAGATGGAATTATTCCAGCTGCCACGCGGGATATTGATCTAAGAAGTCATGTATCCATAAGCATATTGTAA